A region of the Anolis carolinensis isolate JA03-04 chromosome 1, rAnoCar3.1.pri, whole genome shotgun sequence genome:
GTatctaaataaatgaatacatcttTTAAACTCTGCtccaatttgttgtcgaaggctttcatggctggaatcactgggtggttgtacattttccaggctgtatggccatgttccagaagcattctctcctgacgtttcacccacatctatggcaggcatcctcagagaaaaTCTagtacaggattttcttggcaaggtttattcagaagcGGTTTGCTATGGCCTCACTGCCAtgagtttttttctgtttttctccaATTTATTCCCCTGCCTAAATTATTCTTCCAAAATTATATGCCACACTGCCACAAGTATTTCATACGTCTtggttcatttattttatttgagcTCCCAATGGTGCACCCTTGTGTTGGCTggtctgatgacttgaaggttgggttgctgacctgatggttgccggttcgaatccaactcgggaaacacatggatgagctccctctgtcagctccagatccatgcagggacatgggagaaacctcccacaaggatggcagaaacatcaaaacatccaggtgtcccctaggcaatgtccttgcagacagccaattgtctcacaccagaagcgacttgcagtttctcaagtcactcctgaaacgAACAaaaattgttgtatttttatttcatttttgttccCTCTATTTCCATGCTAATATACCTAAAATAGCACCATTTGCCTACTAATCTGCATGCTGGATGAAACTCAgaggttctgttttcatttcaggGATTCCAGGTTTcatctgaagtacagtagagtctcacttatccaacataaatgggccggcagaatgttggataagcgaatttgttggataataaggagagattaaggaaaagcctattaaacatcaaattaggttatgattttacaaagcaccaaaacatcatgttatacaacaaatttgacagaaaaagtagttcaatgtgcaataatgctatgtagtaattaccgtatttacgaatttagcaccaaaatatcacaatatattgaaaacattgactacaaaaatgcgttggataatccagaacgttggataagtgagtgttggataagtgagactctactgtaataggcatTAGGTTCTTCCAGCATAGTGATggagtaaaaaataaaacaattggcAATAAATGTATTCATTCAGTTTTACAGTTAAACAGCCCAATTTGTCCTCTTCCAAGACCTTCCATCTATCCCACTATGTAAAAGCACAACCTGTTTATGtatcttttctgtaatttgatttTAATCTTATTTTCCCACCCCCTGATTGTTTGCAGTGTTGTAAAACTTGAATTAACTTCCTGAGTATTTCTATCTCTCTCATGATTCCGATGGCCCCAATTAGGCTGCTGTTGCACCATTGTCCCTTGCTTTGAGAAGTGCGGAAAAGAAAAACAGTGGCTCTTAAACAATGGGAGGATGGATTtcttattcttttctttcttttgttataGCTGcgccaaagactgctgctgaatGCGAGAAAGCTGGAGGCCAATGCAAGTTTCTGACTTGcggaaaaggcaagaaagaaatcGGGAAGTGTGACAAAAATGGGGGCGCTTGCTGCGTAAAAGAGTAAGAACTTTATCCAAAAAAATTTACAGTTTTCTTATTAGGGtccatttctatttctttttctctgaTTCCCTGATATAAGAACTCTTTCTGGGTTTCATAGGACTGCAggttagattttggaatattcaaATTTTGAAATGAATTCAATAAAAGTAAACATTAGTAACAGAGAAATTCATTCATGGCCACCCACActgctaaatacagtagagtctcacttatccaagctaaacgggccggcagatccttggataagcgaatatcttggataataaggagggattaaggaaaagcctattaaacatcaaattaggttatgattttacgaattaagcaccaaaagatcatgttatacaacaaattttacagaaaaagtagtttaatacgcagtaatggtatgttgtaattactgtatttacaaatttagcaccaaaatatcatgatatattgaaaacattgactacaaaaatgcattggataatccagaaccttggataagcgagtcttggataagtgagactctactgtaatcccttCCGATTAACTCGCTATTAAAACATTGGACCCTCGAATAGATCAGGAGATTTACAGAGAATGGCACAAGGCTTCTCACTAAAGAATACAGGACATATTACTGGCATTTTCAACAATCCTCTTTTCCTCATGTTAATATTGACTTTCCCCAATTCTGAACTTTTTGCAGAAGGACTACAACGTCTATAAGAAAATAGTTAAACATCAGGAAATTGTcactttaatataataataataataataataataataataataataataataatacatcacacagtcctaaacacatgggaagtgttcgacttgtgattttgtgatatgaaatccagcatatacatctcgtttgctgtgtcatactatgtatatgcatcttgtttgctgtgtcatactatgtctttatatcaataaaataataataataataataataataataataataataataataataataaactttatttatattccactctatctccccggagggactcagagcagattacagaacacatatgaggcaaaTAGTCAGTGCcttttacatactgtatatacttgagtataaacctagtttttcagctcttttttaaggactaaaaaagcccccctcagcttatactcaggcgaggcttatatttgggtcagcttatactcaagaatatatggtacatttattatttttctctattattattggaatcattacatttattattttactctattattattacatttattattgtactctattattgttgctactattacatttattttactctatttttattattaataataatacatttattatttcactctgatcttattattattattattattattacatttattattctactctatttattattacaggtattatttttcctgtatttattattattattacatgtattattttactctgttattattaaaaggatacataagcacatttacattgaagaagatgagaataatgatttaatcagagttagacagtcttatcttaaattggagcttgatgtaaatattcaaaaacatttaacctactgatgcctcaattagtgtaattttttggtatctacttttatttttgaaatttcccaccctcggcttatacttgagtcaatgatttcccagttttttttgtggtaaaattagatgcctcggcttatattcgggtgggcttatattcgagtatatacagtaacaacatacaataacacaGACAGAAGTAAAGATCTCCTTTTGTTCATCTTCGGCGTCTAGAGGCAATGTTCAACTTCTGGCCTCTGTTCCATCCTTCTATGCCTAGGAGCCTGTTATCTGTAGATATCGCCAATCCGTTGACGACACATTTTACATATCTGCACATGATGCCCTTTTACCTTCCAgccaaggtggtacctattgatcgactcgcattgtatgcttttgaactgctgggttggcagaagctaggactgacagtcaggagctcaccctgacttgcAGCTTTGAACTGCGGACCCTCCGGTcgacagatttcctgcagctagcaatttaacccgctgcactacaAGTTCAAATAAGTTTTGTCCCTAACCTGGGacattctcccttttcttccccACTATTGATTTGCCTTTCCAAcaccatttattatttatttatttacagtatttatatttcgcccttctcaccccgaaggggactcagggcggatcacattatacacatataaggcaaacattcaatgccttgacatagaacagagacagagacaaacacaggctccgagctggcctcgaactcatgacctcttggtcagagtgatttgttgcagttggctgctcaccagcctgcttcACAGCCTGGCCCCATGGTTGTGAAATATTCATAAATAGAAATGATAAAGCAGATTTCGGATTGTCAGCCTTCCAGACCTTGATGTTGCTGAACAAATTGACTATGCTTATACAATCACCCGACCCTCCCAAATTTAAAGAAGATTGGcaacttttaattgattttaaaaaattagagaggaaaataaaaattgtgggtttttttacatTAGTAAAAGCATGTCAGTGTTACAGGGACAACAataagagggaaagagggagttAGTGTCAAGAATAACAGGATCTCCAATGATATTCAAGGGATCCTGAAAAGTTAATCTTCTGTACATAGGAGGATATATGACAAAGCCCCCAATGGTttaagctgctgagctgctgaagttgctgaccaaaaggtcagtggttcaaatctagggagtggggtgagctcccgctgttagctccagcttctgtcaacctagcagtttgaaaacatgcaaatgtgggcagattaataggtatcgctccggcagggAGGTatcagtgcttcatgcagtcatgccggccacatgatcttggtggtgtctatggacaacgctggctctttggcctagaaatggagatgagcaccaacccccagagtcggacacgactaaacttaatgtcaggggaaaacctttacctttacctatgacaaAAACATAGTTTTTTTATTATGTAACATTAAGAAGGTAAGAAGTGTTAGATAGGgctttctcttttctgtttcttaatttttcTATCTTCTTTGCTTTAATTCACTCTACACCTGCTTCTGTATTTTAGATTAGATAagacatgttttctttttatcatAGAAACTTTTGTATTAGATAACTACGGAAGAAAAAGATAACATAAGATGTTACAAGTTCCTTACTTTATATGTATTCCTGTACACTTCAACATTCTCCATACtttaaaacatacagtagagtctcacttatccaacactcgcttatccaacgttctggattatccaacgcatttttgtagtcaatgttttcaatatatcgtgatattttggtgctaaatttgtaaatacagtaattacaacataacattactgcgtattgaactactttttctgccaaatttgttgtctaacatgatattttggtgcttcatttgtaaaatcataacctaatttgatgtttaatcggcttttccttaatgcctccttattatccaacatattcgcttatccaacattctgccagcccgtttacgttggataagtgagactctactgtactttaaaacatAGATGCACTGCACAGGGGGAAGATTCAGGCTCAAGATTGAGTCACAACTTGGCCTTTCGGAAGCATATTTCTCATCCCAGCCTTAATTTGGCTCCCATTTTCTACTGGCACGATTTGGAAAACAGATGAAAACCTTTCCATGGAGATTAGCTGCTAACATCTAGATATTCAGAACTCCATGAAGGCTAGTAGAGGGAAAGGGCAAAAAGACATTGATAATGGCAACAAGAATTCTGAAAGCAAAGGCAACGGTTAGGAATgatgggcaccacagtttagtCATCTTTGGAGACACATTTGCATCCAGAAATGTGTCTCAAGGGTCTGCATCCTTGAGACACATTTGCCAGTATGGTGTACACTTTGTGTTCATAtgggttatttttttaattttgtcgAAATGCTGGCTCTCAAAGtggtttttttcctcttttttacaGATAATGTCATGGTGTTGACTATTCACAGTGGACGCCTGGGCTGCTTCCATGCCATGAGCATTCGTGATCCCAAACCCTTTGCTTCGCCTGCATGCCATCGTCCTGACTTGCTCACTTTCAAATCTTTAACCTAGCTGATTGATCTCTCTCGCATGACTTATGTCTGTACTCATTAAAATCCTTCTATGCATTTGAATCATATATTTTAAGTGTATCTTTGTGTTTTGGGGAAGTTGTTGGCAGAAATTCGAGAAGTGAGCTGTCAAATCCTTTGCAAACATCTGGGCCAGACATCTTACATATGTGCAAGCTCCACAGTGGAATCTGTTGTGAAAGAGATGGCCATATCTGTCTAATATATCTGTCTAATATACAGCTATGCTCAATTCATTTTGCGAAATCCGGCACAAGTGCTCTTCACAAGAAGCTTCTTGTGTGGTGCCCTTTTGCATAGCTGTGCACTGAAGAAGGTGCATCATACACAGCTGTGCATAGATTCATCTTTCACAGTGTGTACTTCCCATGTGCATTTCACATGTGGATACATGTGCACATTTGTTTGAACAACATTGCATGTGATGGCAAAACTTTGGgcaaaactatagtgtctggccatgggcccccggtggcacagtgttttaaagcactgagctgctgaacttgtggaccaaaaggttgcaggtttgaatccaaggagcggaatgagcgcccactgttagccccagcttctgccaacctagcagttctaatacatgcaaatgtgagtagatcaataggtactgctccggcgggaaggtaacggcgctccatgcagtcatgccggccacatgacattggaggtgtctatggacaacgctggctctttagcttagaaatggagatgagcaccaaccctcagagtcggacacgactggacataacgtcagggaaaacctttacctttacctatatagtgTCTGGCATTACTCGGAGGCTATCTGAATAGCttttgttaagatcaagacccttaacatacagaaccactttaggcaaggtgagaaGATAATCCAAATGAGTTTACtggaaacaagatgaataaagggttaactccacccaggactattATAAGATAACTTtggacaatacattacaaaaggagattttgctggttgcagtcatctctctggagtccttgaaagtcttctGCCTCTGGTGCAAAGTGCTGGTTTACAAGCTGGAGCTCATAAGCTGTCTCAATCTTCTTCCTTGTGAAgcttaagctggtcaaaagcttctgttgtctctgggactggaatatgaatactggctgaatgcaggtgctaaggatgcctgcttTGGATAGCTTGGGTctaggattaccagacaatgccAAGCCTCCGGTcactgtagctctgctgcagaaaaaaagaggagtctagcaagagagctctgtacaggcaaatggaatagaccaactaaggctggcctctatgCGGggtttatgctccacccaaaaaatACTACAAAGGGAGATATCTACACTATTtggaaaacctataaacaggggaaactaaagcaaaggagaggataaggcagagccaagacttcacattgCAACAATTGTGGATGAAATGCATCTTCATTTCAGCAAAACTTTGGACAAGATCCATTATATTCTTGTTGTTGAATTGTGTGCTGGATAcagctaaaaggtaaaggtaaaggtaaaggtttcagctgatgttaagtccagtcgtgatcgactctaggggttggtgctcatctccatttctaagccgaagagccggtgttgtccatagacacctccaggtcatgtggccagcatgactgcatggagcgcccttaccttcccactggagcggtacctattgatctacttacattttgcatgttttcggactgctaggctggcaggagctggaactaacagcgggcactcattccgctcccaggatttgaacctggcacctttcattccacaagttcagcagctcagcgctttaacacactgagccactaggGGCCCCCTCTGGATACAGCTACAGTTCAGCAAATCTGTAATTTGTTAGCCAACCAAACTCATATAGAACTCTTCAATGGTtgttcttcatcctggagagaagagtCAAGTGAGGTGCCTCAAGGTTCCCTCCTGGTCCTGATGTTgtttcaacatctttataaattGGGTGAGGGAAACTAAGGCATGCCTATCAAATTTGTAGGTGACAAGAAATCAAGGGGAGTCATTAAAATCCCACAGGGCcagatcaaaattcaaaataacCATGACAGATTAGTGATCTGGTCCATAATTAGCAAAATGAATTTCCACAAGGAAATTCACTtgaacagtaaaaaaaatgtcCATACACAAGCACATGATGGCGAACATCTGGCTTGAAAGCAAAACGTGTTACAGGCATTTAAGGATCTTAGTAGACCGCAAACTGAATATGGGTCAACAGTGACATGCAGCAACCAAGAAGCCAATGCAGTTTTCAACCAAATCAACAGAAATACAGGGTCTCATTTGAGAAGAACAGTAGTTccactctattctactttggtcacttttttctcacctggaatattgtgcccAGTtctggcaccacagttcaagaaggatattgacaagctgggacatgtccagagaaaggcaaataAAATGGTTAAAGATCTGGAAATCAAGTCTTATGAGGAACACCTGGAGGAGCTGGGTgtttttagcttggagaaggtaACATGATGGCTATCACTAAATATCTGAATTACATCAGTTGGAGCAAACTTGTCTTCTGCTGCTTCAGGGACTAAAATAACCCtgaggattcaaattacaagaaaagagattccacctaaaacattaggaaaaccatgtttactgtaagagctattcaacagcttatttatttatttatttgtttgtttatttatttatttatttacagtatttatattccgaccttctcaccccgaaggggactcagggcagatcacattatacacacatacggcaaacattcaatgcccataaacacatcaaacagagaccgagacaaacagacgcagaggcaatttaaccttcttctgaggggatgctcgattctggccacaggggggagcagctgcttcatcatccactctgacggcacttcctcattccaggtcgtaaattagttaaacttgcctccccacttttttataagtggtaccttatttcctacttgatagatgc
Encoded here:
- the LOC134295530 gene encoding beta-defensin 1-like — protein: MKIFAILFAVLFLVVMASAAAPKTAAECEKAGGQCKFLTCGKGKKEIGKCDKNGGACCVKE